Proteins encoded within one genomic window of Actinoplanes octamycinicus:
- the rnc gene encoding ribonuclease III, with amino-acid sequence MNDKRRRPPTLPLEEAFGVPFEADLLERALTHRSYAYENGGLPTNERLEFLGDSVLGVVITSALFHNHPDLPEGQLAKLRASVVNMHALADVARGLGDGGLGPHLLLGKGEETTGGRDKASILADTLEALLGAIYLEHGLETAGEVIHRLFDPLMAESAGRGAALDWKTSLQELTAALGLGVPDYVIEDSGPDHAKTFTAWVVVAGVRYGGSDGRSKKQAEQRAAAAAWRTLSERNEADGDDKPE; translated from the coding sequence ATGAATGACAAGCGCCGCCGTCCCCCCACCCTCCCCCTGGAAGAGGCCTTCGGTGTCCCGTTCGAGGCAGACCTGCTGGAACGCGCGCTGACCCACCGCTCGTACGCGTACGAGAACGGCGGCCTGCCCACCAACGAGCGCCTGGAGTTCCTCGGCGACTCGGTTCTCGGCGTGGTGATCACCTCCGCCCTCTTCCACAACCACCCGGACCTGCCCGAGGGCCAGCTCGCCAAGCTCCGGGCCAGCGTGGTCAACATGCACGCGCTCGCCGACGTGGCCCGCGGCCTGGGCGACGGCGGCCTCGGCCCGCACCTGCTGCTGGGCAAGGGGGAGGAGACCACCGGCGGCCGGGACAAGGCCAGCATCCTGGCCGACACGCTGGAGGCGCTGCTCGGCGCGATCTACCTGGAGCACGGCCTGGAGACGGCCGGCGAGGTGATCCACCGGCTGTTCGACCCGCTGATGGCCGAGTCGGCCGGCCGGGGCGCCGCGCTGGACTGGAAGACCAGCCTGCAGGAGCTGACCGCTGCGCTCGGGCTCGGCGTGCCGGACTATGTGATCGAGGACTCCGGCCCGGACCACGCTAAGACGTTCACCGCCTGGGTGGTGGTGGCCGGCGTCCGCTACGGCGGCTCCGACGGCCGCAGCAAGAAGCAGGCCGAACAGCGTGCCGCCGCGGCTGCCTGGCGGACCCTGAGCGAGCGGAACGAGGCCGATGGCGACGACAAGCCCGAGTGA
- a CDS encoding phosphate acyltransferase, which yields MTGRVVPGQWRSTGAPAPRREPGTARIAVDLLGGDQAPAVVVDGALRAIADDPSLQLTLVGPADAADAVLAAVHPAQRHRLTSVLGGTAADAVAAGRADALVSAGDTAVTVLSAARALGRWPGIRRPPLAAVLPTAAGRLVLLDVGSTVDPDAETLATHARLGAAYAAAVLGLDQPRVGLLTIGTERGKGDRLRKAAARLLEDLPLNYAGLVEGGDVVLGRAADVVVTDGFTGNVLLKALEAANNPKKADETPAAVLLGVPGIVVVCHGAATSGDLASGIAFAADLHRRHRIDVVQRGIA from the coding sequence ATCACCGGGCGGGTCGTTCCCGGGCAGTGGCGTTCCACCGGTGCCCCGGCTCCCCGTAGGGAGCCGGGCACCGCGCGGATCGCCGTCGACCTCCTCGGCGGGGACCAGGCTCCCGCCGTCGTGGTTGACGGCGCTCTGCGTGCCATCGCGGACGATCCGTCCCTTCAGCTCACGCTCGTCGGCCCGGCTGATGCCGCCGACGCGGTGCTCGCTGCCGTTCATCCGGCGCAGCGCCATCGCCTCACCTCCGTGCTCGGCGGGACCGCCGCCGACGCCGTCGCCGCCGGCCGGGCCGACGCCCTGGTCTCCGCCGGTGACACCGCCGTGACGGTGCTCTCCGCCGCACGCGCCCTGGGCCGCTGGCCCGGCATCCGCCGCCCGCCGCTCGCCGCCGTGCTGCCCACCGCCGCCGGCCGTCTCGTCCTGCTCGACGTGGGTTCGACCGTCGACCCGGACGCGGAGACGCTCGCCACCCACGCCCGGCTCGGCGCCGCCTACGCCGCCGCGGTCCTCGGTCTCGACCAGCCCCGGGTCGGCCTGCTCACCATCGGCACCGAGCGCGGCAAGGGCGACCGCTTGCGCAAGGCGGCCGCGCGGCTCCTGGAAGACCTCCCGTTGAACTACGCCGGCCTGGTCGAGGGCGGCGACGTGGTGCTGGGCCGGGCCGCTGACGTTGTGGTCACCGACGGCTTCACCGGCAACGTCCTGCTGAAAGCCCTGGAAGCCGCGAACAACCCGAAAAAAGCGGACGAAACGCCTGCTGCGGTGCTCCTCGGCGTGCCCGGCATCGTGGTCGTCTGCCACGGCGCGGCCACCAGCGGCGACCTCGCCAGCGGCATCGCCTTCGCCGCCGATCTGCACCGCCGTCACCGAATTGATGTCGTACAACGAGGTATCGCATGA
- the rpmF gene encoding 50S ribosomal protein L32 — MAVPKRKMSRSNTRSRRANWKATAVSTVACPQCKSPKLPHAACSVCGTYNGRQVLEV; from the coding sequence GTGGCCGTCCCCAAGCGCAAGATGTCGCGCAGCAACACCCGCTCGCGCCGGGCGAACTGGAAGGCGACCGCGGTCTCGACCGTGGCCTGCCCCCAGTGCAAGTCGCCGAAGCTGCCGCACGCCGCCTGCTCGGTCTGCGGCACCTACAACGGCCGTCAGGTCCTCGAGGTCTGA
- a CDS encoding YceD family protein yields MPKSPQSHLDPRQPLVVDTTKLPRQPGATRALKRMAEAPADLGLELISVPEGSDLELDLTLTSVSEGVYVSGTVRGSLQGECGRCLNEINESFEVSLGEMFAYEDSTTEETTDEDEVGRMQGDLIDLEPAVRDAVVLTLPPNPLCRPDCPGLCPDCGVHFDDLPAEHSHEEVDPRWAALRNLPKNEE; encoded by the coding sequence ATGCCCAAGTCACCGCAGAGTCACCTGGATCCCAGGCAACCGCTGGTCGTCGACACGACGAAGCTCCCGCGGCAGCCTGGTGCGACGCGTGCCCTGAAACGGATGGCGGAGGCGCCGGCGGACCTCGGCCTGGAGTTGATCTCGGTCCCTGAGGGTTCCGACCTCGAGCTCGATCTGACGCTCACGTCGGTCTCCGAGGGGGTCTATGTCAGCGGCACCGTGCGTGGCTCGCTCCAGGGCGAGTGCGGCCGGTGCCTCAACGAGATCAACGAGTCGTTCGAGGTGTCCCTCGGGGAGATGTTCGCCTACGAGGACAGCACCACGGAGGAGACCACCGACGAGGACGAGGTGGGCCGGATGCAGGGCGACCTGATCGACCTGGAGCCGGCGGTGCGGGACGCGGTGGTGCTGACCTTGCCACCCAACCCACTCTGCCGGCCGGACTGCCCAGGGCTGTGCCCCGACTGCGGGGTGCACTTCGACGATCTCCCGGCTGAGCACAGCCATGAGGAAGTCGACCCCCGCTGGGCCGCTTTGCGCAATCTACCGAAAAACGAGGAGTAG
- the coaD gene encoding pantetheine-phosphate adenylyltransferase: MRRAVCPGSFDPVTNGHLDIVGRASRLFDEVIVGVLINQSKSGLFAVEERLEMLSEVTAPYQNVRVMAFHGLLVDFCRDQGAAVVVKGIRAVSDFDYELQMAQMNIGLSGVETLFMPTNPLYSFLSSSLVKDVVKWGGDASAYLPDPVLARLVSRLKQN; the protein is encoded by the coding sequence ATGAGACGAGCGGTGTGTCCCGGCTCCTTCGACCCGGTCACGAACGGTCACCTCGACATCGTCGGGCGGGCCAGCCGGCTGTTCGACGAGGTGATCGTCGGGGTCCTGATCAACCAGTCGAAGTCCGGCCTGTTCGCGGTCGAGGAGCGGCTGGAGATGCTCAGCGAGGTGACCGCCCCGTACCAGAACGTCCGGGTGATGGCCTTCCACGGGCTGCTCGTCGACTTCTGCCGGGACCAGGGCGCCGCCGTCGTGGTCAAGGGCATCCGGGCGGTGAGCGACTTCGACTACGAGTTGCAGATGGCGCAGATGAACATCGGGCTCTCCGGTGTGGAGACGTTGTTCATGCCGACCAACCCGCTGTATTCGTTCCTGTCTTCCAGTCTGGTCAAAGACGTGGTCAAGTGGGGTGGCGACGCTTCGGCGTACCTTCCGGACCCGGTGCTGGCCCGGCTGGTGAGCCGGCTGAAGCAGAATTAG
- the rsmD gene encoding 16S rRNA (guanine(966)-N(2))-methyltransferase RsmD → MTRIIAGAHGGRRLQTLFGANTRPTSDRVREAFFSALDSMTDLSGARFADLYAGSGAVGLEALSRGAEHTLLVESDAKAARVIRENMAMLKVAGSARLVTSKVLQVLADPPAGGPYDVVFADPPYALGSDEVDAVQQGLLAGGWLAPDAVVVFERSRRTGPLTWVDGLAEDRSRRYGDTTLWYGRRS, encoded by the coding sequence ATGACCAGGATCATCGCGGGGGCCCACGGCGGCCGGCGGCTGCAGACTCTGTTCGGGGCGAACACCCGGCCCACATCGGACCGGGTCCGGGAGGCGTTCTTCAGCGCCCTGGACTCGATGACCGATCTGTCCGGTGCGCGGTTCGCTGACCTGTACGCCGGATCCGGCGCGGTCGGCCTGGAGGCGTTGTCCCGCGGGGCAGAACACACTCTTCTGGTCGAATCGGACGCCAAGGCGGCCCGGGTGATCCGGGAGAACATGGCGATGCTCAAAGTGGCCGGCTCGGCACGCCTGGTCACCTCGAAGGTGCTGCAGGTGCTCGCCGATCCGCCGGCCGGGGGACCGTACGACGTGGTCTTCGCCGATCCGCCCTACGCCCTGGGTAGCGACGAGGTCGACGCTGTGCAACAGGGACTGCTGGCCGGCGGCTGGTTGGCGCCGGACGCCGTGGTGGTCTTCGAGAGATCCCGCCGAACAGGACCGCTGACCTGGGTGGACGGGCTCGCCGAGGATCGCTCCCGGCGGTACGGGGACACTACTCTTTGGTACGGTCGCCGATCATGA
- a CDS encoding DUF952 domain-containing protein translates to MIVHLCPRSVWESVADRYAGDTLATEGFIHCSDPEWVHVPATLRFRGRTDLVLLEIDEARLDVPVVWEDGSPPDPSGRQFPHVYGTLPVAAVVAVREFPPLPDGSFAPFQP, encoded by the coding sequence ATGATCGTCCACCTCTGCCCACGGTCGGTGTGGGAGTCGGTTGCGGACCGTTATGCCGGGGACACGCTGGCGACCGAGGGGTTCATCCACTGCTCGGATCCGGAGTGGGTGCACGTGCCGGCGACGCTGCGGTTCCGCGGGCGGACCGACCTGGTGCTGCTGGAGATCGACGAGGCGAGGCTGGACGTTCCGGTGGTCTGGGAGGACGGGAGTCCGCCGGACCCTTCGGGCCGCCAGTTCCCGCATGTCTACGGGACGTTGCCGGTCGCCGCGGTGGTGGCCGTGCGCGAGTTCCCGCCGTTGCCGGACGGCTCCTTCGCGCCCTTCCAGCCCTGA
- the recG gene encoding ATP-dependent DNA helicase RecG has product MTTTDTRLDKVLGAKTAKALAEHLDLHTAGDLIYHFPRRYDERGEHTDLRQLQVGEQVTVLAQVQGIGVKPMRARKGNMLEVTIGDGSGATLTCTFFNQAWRERELLRGRWGLFAGKVTEFRGKRQLNGPAYQLLKADATQDEAAEEIEEFAGALIPVYPAAEKVPTWVIAKCVRTLLDTFEPPADPMPAAVRAKRNLVGIGTALREIHRPSSEAALYSAKHRLKWDEAFAVQLTLAQRRARAAAAPGTARPRVEGGLLDKFDAGLPYELTEGQASVGEEIAADLARAHPMHRLLQGEVGSGKTLVSVRAMLQVVDAGGQAALLAPTEVLATQHYRGISAQLGALGRAGELDGDPAGTQLTLVTGSLGAAARRAALAKVADGTAGIVVGTHALLYEGVDFRDLGLVVVDEQHRFGVEQRDALRAKAARPPHVLVMTATPIPRTVAMTVYGDLETSVLSQLPRGRSPIASHVVPALERPAYLDRAWKRVKEEVAAGHQAYVVCPRIGEGPEDEEKPPTDDEPARRPPLAVTEVLPALQQEYLKGLRIEMLHGKMPPDEKDAVMRRFAAGDVDVLVATTVIEVGVDVPNSTVMIIMDADRFGVSQLHQLRGRVGRGSAPGICLLHTEAVEGSAARERLDAVASTTDGFKLSEIDLEQRREGDVLGASQSGKHSHLRLLSLLRDEKLIKEARVEAAELVGDDPDLTGHPALAASVAALVDEDRAEYLEKG; this is encoded by the coding sequence ATGACCACGACCGACACCCGTCTGGACAAGGTGCTCGGCGCCAAGACGGCCAAGGCTCTCGCCGAGCACCTGGATCTGCACACCGCGGGTGACCTGATCTACCACTTCCCGCGGCGCTACGACGAGCGCGGCGAGCACACCGACCTGCGCCAGCTGCAGGTCGGCGAGCAGGTCACGGTGCTGGCCCAGGTGCAGGGGATCGGTGTCAAACCGATGCGGGCGCGCAAGGGCAACATGCTCGAGGTGACCATCGGGGACGGCTCCGGGGCCACCCTCACCTGCACCTTCTTCAACCAGGCGTGGCGCGAGCGGGAGCTGCTGCGCGGCCGGTGGGGGCTGTTCGCCGGCAAGGTCACCGAGTTCCGCGGCAAGCGCCAGCTGAACGGCCCGGCCTATCAGCTGCTCAAGGCGGACGCCACGCAGGACGAGGCGGCCGAGGAGATCGAGGAGTTCGCCGGCGCGCTGATCCCGGTCTACCCGGCCGCCGAGAAGGTGCCGACCTGGGTGATCGCCAAGTGCGTGCGGACCCTGCTGGACACCTTCGAGCCGCCGGCCGACCCGATGCCCGCCGCGGTCCGGGCGAAACGGAACCTGGTCGGCATCGGCACCGCGCTGCGCGAGATCCACCGCCCCAGCTCGGAGGCCGCGCTCTACTCGGCGAAACACCGGCTGAAGTGGGACGAGGCGTTCGCCGTGCAGCTGACCCTGGCGCAGCGCCGGGCCCGGGCCGCGGCCGCGCCCGGCACCGCCCGCCCGCGGGTCGAGGGCGGCCTGCTGGACAAGTTCGACGCCGGCCTGCCCTATGAGCTGACCGAGGGCCAGGCGTCGGTGGGCGAGGAGATCGCCGCCGACCTGGCCCGGGCGCACCCGATGCACCGGCTGCTGCAGGGCGAGGTCGGCTCCGGCAAGACGCTGGTCTCGGTGCGCGCGATGCTGCAGGTGGTGGACGCCGGTGGGCAGGCCGCGCTGCTCGCTCCCACCGAGGTGCTGGCCACCCAGCACTATCGCGGGATCAGCGCGCAGCTGGGCGCCCTGGGCCGGGCCGGCGAGCTGGACGGCGACCCGGCCGGGACGCAGCTCACCCTGGTGACCGGCTCGCTGGGCGCGGCGGCCCGGCGTGCGGCGCTGGCCAAGGTCGCCGACGGGACCGCCGGCATCGTCGTGGGGACCCACGCCCTTCTGTACGAAGGGGTCGACTTCCGTGATCTCGGCCTGGTGGTCGTGGACGAGCAGCACCGGTTCGGGGTGGAGCAGCGGGACGCGTTGCGGGCCAAGGCGGCCCGTCCACCGCATGTGCTGGTGATGACCGCCACGCCGATCCCGCGGACGGTGGCGATGACCGTCTACGGGGACCTGGAGACGTCGGTGCTCTCCCAGCTGCCCCGGGGCCGGTCGCCGATCGCCTCACACGTGGTCCCGGCGCTGGAGCGGCCCGCCTATCTCGACCGCGCCTGGAAACGGGTGAAGGAGGAGGTCGCGGCCGGTCATCAGGCCTATGTCGTCTGCCCCCGGATCGGCGAGGGGCCGGAGGACGAGGAGAAGCCGCCGACGGACGACGAACCCGCGCGGCGCCCTCCGCTGGCCGTCACCGAGGTGCTCCCCGCTCTCCAGCAGGAATATCTGAAGGGTCTGCGGATCGAGATGCTGCACGGCAAGATGCCGCCGGACGAGAAGGACGCGGTGATGCGCCGGTTCGCCGCCGGCGACGTGGACGTGCTGGTCGCCACGACGGTGATCGAGGTCGGCGTCGACGTGCCGAACTCCACCGTCATGATCATCATGGATGCCGACCGGTTCGGCGTCTCCCAGCTGCACCAGCTGCGCGGCCGGGTGGGCCGTGGCTCGGCGCCCGGCATCTGCCTGCTGCACACCGAGGCGGTGGAGGGCTCGGCGGCCCGCGAGCGGCTGGACGCGGTGGCCTCCACCACCGACGGCTTCAAGCTCTCCGAGATCGACCTGGAGCAGCGCCGGGAGGGTGACGTGCTGGGCGCGTCGCAGTCCGGCAAGCACTCGCACCTGCGGCTGCTGTCGCTGCTGCGCGACGAGAAACTGATCAAGGAGGCCCGGGTCGAGGCGGCCGAGCTGGTCGGCGACGACCCCGACCTGACCGGGCACCCGGCGCTGGCCGCCTCGGTGGCCGCGCTGGTCGACGAGGACCGCGCCGAGTACTTGGAGAAAGGATGA
- a CDS encoding DAK2 domain-containing protein, which yields MLETLDAAAVHRWCDGGLEALRAHQREIDDLNVYPVPDGDTGTNLVLTLAAAQEAVASALHEEPRTPLGRLMARMARGALLGARGNSGVIVSQILRGMADSFASAVAVRGAELARALREATDAAYAAVARPVEGTVLSVVAAAAEGAGRIKSDSLITVARAAAKAAAEALDRTPQQLPVLARAGVVDAGGRGLCLLLDALVDTVEEVEFAPPPPLPAVDKPAREAEPCEGHGYEVQFLLDAEAAAVEQLRAALADLGDSLVVVGDPPTWKVHVHVPAAAIGPAVEAGVVAGRPYQISVTPLTEKRPATEARGAVVVAAGDGLTALFEAEGAVVVGRNPSTAEMLAAVHACGAASVVLLPNDANTHAVAVSAAREAEAAGVHVSVVPTRSPVQALAALAVRDHSRPFADDVIAMAEAAGACRYGEVCTAQRDALTVAGPCRAGDLLGLVDGEVHVIGTDLTDVSHRLLDRMLGGGGELVTLVLGADASPELEGDLRGHVHRTWPFIELQCYAGGQPRYHLLAGVE from the coding sequence GTGCTGGAGACCCTCGATGCCGCCGCCGTGCACCGCTGGTGCGACGGTGGGCTGGAGGCGCTCCGTGCCCACCAGCGTGAGATCGACGACCTGAATGTCTACCCGGTCCCCGACGGTGACACCGGGACCAACCTGGTGCTCACCCTGGCCGCCGCCCAGGAGGCGGTGGCGTCGGCGCTGCACGAGGAGCCGCGCACCCCGCTCGGCCGGCTGATGGCCCGGATGGCCCGCGGCGCCCTGCTCGGCGCCCGGGGCAACTCGGGGGTGATCGTCTCGCAGATCCTCCGCGGCATGGCCGACTCGTTCGCCAGCGCGGTCGCGGTCCGCGGCGCCGAGCTGGCCCGGGCGCTGCGCGAGGCCACCGACGCGGCCTACGCGGCCGTCGCGCGGCCGGTGGAGGGCACCGTGCTCTCGGTGGTCGCGGCCGCGGCCGAGGGCGCCGGCCGGATCAAGTCCGACAGCCTGATCACGGTGGCGCGGGCGGCGGCCAAGGCCGCCGCCGAGGCGCTCGACCGGACGCCGCAGCAGCTCCCGGTGCTGGCCCGGGCCGGGGTGGTGGACGCCGGTGGGCGCGGGCTCTGCCTGCTGCTGGACGCCCTGGTCGACACCGTGGAGGAGGTCGAGTTCGCGCCACCGCCGCCGCTGCCCGCCGTCGACAAGCCGGCCCGGGAGGCGGAGCCCTGCGAGGGCCACGGCTATGAGGTGCAGTTCCTGCTCGACGCCGAGGCGGCGGCGGTCGAGCAGCTCCGGGCCGCGCTGGCCGACCTGGGTGACTCGCTCGTCGTGGTCGGCGACCCGCCCACGTGGAAGGTGCACGTCCACGTCCCGGCCGCGGCGATCGGCCCGGCCGTCGAGGCGGGCGTGGTGGCCGGCCGGCCTTATCAGATAAGTGTCACCCCGCTCACCGAGAAGCGGCCCGCCACCGAGGCGCGTGGCGCCGTCGTGGTCGCCGCCGGCGACGGGCTGACCGCGCTCTTCGAGGCCGAGGGCGCCGTGGTGGTCGGCCGCAACCCGTCCACCGCCGAGATGCTGGCCGCCGTGCACGCCTGCGGGGCCGCGTCGGTCGTCCTGTTGCCCAATGACGCCAACACACACGCCGTCGCGGTCTCCGCGGCCCGCGAGGCGGAGGCGGCCGGCGTGCACGTCAGCGTGGTGCCGACCCGCTCCCCGGTGCAGGCGCTGGCCGCGCTCGCGGTGCGTGACCACAGTCGCCCGTTCGCCGACGACGTGATCGCGATGGCCGAGGCGGCCGGCGCCTGTCGCTACGGCGAGGTCTGCACCGCCCAGCGCGACGCCCTGACCGTGGCCGGCCCGTGCCGTGCCGGCGACCTGCTCGGCCTGGTCGACGGCGAGGTGCACGTGATCGGCACCGATCTCACCGACGTCAGCCACCGCCTGCTCGACCGGATGCTCGGCGGCGGCGGCGAGCTGGTCACCCTGGTCCTCGGCGCCGACGCGTCCCCCGAGCTGGAGGGCGACCTGCGCGGTCACGTGCACCGCACCTGGCCGTTCATCGAGCTGCAGTGCTACGCCGGCGGCCAGCCCCGTTACCACCTGTTGGCAGGAGTCGAATGA
- the rpmB gene encoding 50S ribosomal protein L28: protein MASVCDVCGKGPGFGHNVSFSHRRTNRRWNPNIQSVRTPAGGGTTKKLKVCTSCIKAGKVTRA from the coding sequence GTGGCTAGCGTGTGCGACGTCTGTGGCAAGGGACCGGGCTTCGGCCACAACGTGTCCTTCTCGCACCGGCGGACCAACCGCCGCTGGAACCCGAACATCCAGTCGGTGCGCACCCCGGCCGGTGGCGGGACCACCAAGAAGCTCAAGGTCTGCACCTCGTGCATCAAGGCCGGCAAGGTCACCCGCGCCTGA
- a CDS encoding GNAT family N-acetyltransferase has translation MVEFKIRSARFDEPEVVELVAQNMRDLSERYGGTGDDTPIAAADFLPPDGDFLVAVRVGDGRLVASAGWRRHGSDAELKRMFTLAEARGRGVARRMLAAVEESARAAGCSRVILETGDRQPEAIALYESAGYQRIEDFGYYAGHEGVLSYAKKI, from the coding sequence GTGGTTGAGTTCAAGATCAGATCGGCTCGGTTCGACGAGCCGGAGGTGGTGGAGCTGGTCGCGCAGAACATGCGGGACCTCTCCGAGCGGTACGGCGGCACCGGCGACGACACCCCGATCGCGGCGGCCGACTTCCTCCCGCCGGACGGCGACTTCCTGGTGGCCGTCCGGGTCGGGGACGGCCGCCTGGTGGCCAGCGCGGGCTGGCGGCGGCACGGCTCGGACGCCGAGCTGAAGCGGATGTTCACGCTGGCCGAGGCGCGGGGGCGGGGCGTGGCCCGGCGGATGCTGGCCGCGGTCGAGGAGTCGGCGCGGGCCGCCGGGTGCTCCCGGGTGATCCTGGAGACCGGGGACCGGCAGCCGGAGGCGATCGCCCTGTACGAGTCCGCGGGATATCAGCGGATCGAGGACTTCGGGTACTACGCCGGCCACGAGGGCGTGCTGTCGTACGCGAAGAAGATCTAG
- a CDS encoding thiamine-phosphate kinase, with amino-acid sequence MSIAESGEFGLIGRIVSRLDAGSATLLGPGDDAAVVRAADGRVVASTDVLVEGRHFRRDWCGPADVGHRAAAANLADIAAMGATPTALLVALCVPASLDASWAEGLADGLTAEAARCGASVVGGDMSASPTLTVAVTALGDLGGLDPVRRSGAQPGDLLALAGRVGHAAAGYTVLSRGFRTPKMLVEAYRRPEVRYAAGPEAAKLGATSMIDVSDGLLQDVGHLAAASVVGIDIRTDAFEVPDQMRDAATALGVDPYQWILAGGDDHPLAATFPAGTRLPDGWLEIGSVHDGAGVTVDRKPWTGAVGWDHFR; translated from the coding sequence GTGAGTATCGCAGAGTCCGGTGAATTCGGACTGATAGGTCGAATCGTGTCACGTCTCGACGCGGGTTCGGCCACTTTGCTCGGGCCCGGCGACGATGCCGCCGTGGTGCGCGCGGCCGACGGCCGGGTGGTCGCCTCCACCGACGTGCTCGTCGAGGGGCGGCACTTCCGCCGGGACTGGTGCGGGCCGGCTGACGTCGGGCACCGGGCCGCCGCGGCGAACCTGGCCGACATCGCGGCGATGGGCGCCACCCCGACCGCGCTGCTGGTCGCCCTCTGCGTGCCGGCCAGCCTGGACGCCTCCTGGGCCGAGGGGCTGGCCGACGGGCTGACCGCGGAGGCCGCGCGCTGCGGCGCGAGCGTGGTGGGCGGGGACATGTCGGCCAGCCCGACGCTCACCGTCGCGGTCACCGCGCTGGGCGACCTGGGCGGCCTGGACCCGGTCCGCCGCAGCGGCGCCCAGCCGGGCGACCTGCTCGCGCTGGCCGGCCGGGTCGGTCACGCGGCGGCCGGGTACACCGTGCTGTCCCGCGGCTTCCGGACGCCGAAGATGCTGGTCGAGGCGTATCGCCGGCCGGAGGTCCGGTACGCCGCCGGACCGGAGGCGGCCAAGCTCGGCGCCACCTCGATGATCGACGTGTCGGACGGGCTGCTGCAGGACGTCGGGCACCTGGCGGCGGCCAGCGTGGTCGGGATCGACATCCGGACGGACGCCTTCGAGGTGCCCGATCAGATGCGGGACGCGGCCACGGCGCTCGGGGTCGACCCGTACCAGTGGATCCTGGCCGGTGGCGACGATCACCCGTTGGCCGCCACCTTCCCGGCCGGGACCCGGCTGCCGGACGGCTGGCTCGAGATCGGCTCGGTGCACGACGGCGCCGGCGTCACCGTGGACCGCAAGCCGTGGACCGGGGCCGTGGGCTGGGATCACTTCCGCTGA
- a CDS encoding Lrp/AsnC family transcriptional regulator, protein MVQAYILIQTEVGKARDVAAAIEKIPGVVRVDAVTGPYDVVVLTEAHTVDELGSLIVSKVQYVPGITRTLTCSVVNL, encoded by the coding sequence GTGGTCCAGGCATACATCCTCATTCAAACGGAGGTCGGGAAGGCCCGTGACGTGGCCGCCGCGATCGAGAAAATTCCCGGAGTGGTCCGGGTCGACGCGGTCACCGGGCCGTACGACGTCGTCGTGCTCACCGAGGCACACACCGTCGACGAGCTCGGCAGCCTGATTGTGAGCAAAGTCCAGTACGTGCCGGGTATCACCCGGACACTCACCTGCTCCGTGGTAAACCTCTGA
- a CDS encoding DUF3515 family protein, whose product MVDVDTPQGSPETGEKKPDNTTRIAAIWATAVAVPVVLIVGLVAFFMVKPDPEADPAPVASGPIAVPSTAVEVAAPALTGRSAQVCLAVTSQLPTQIRNLPARKVSAGPEQNAAYGEPPITVSCGVPPLTMCTTVNDTSGTCVPLVADVLLMNRVCWHYAETAEQTTFTTLDREVPVRVVVPAAYDKRAQWANEFSDIVVETDKSITKGVPSGCKP is encoded by the coding sequence ATGGTCGACGTCGACACCCCGCAGGGCAGCCCCGAGACCGGGGAGAAGAAGCCGGACAACACCACTCGGATCGCCGCCATCTGGGCGACCGCGGTGGCCGTACCGGTGGTGCTGATCGTGGGGCTCGTCGCCTTCTTCATGGTCAAACCGGATCCGGAGGCCGACCCGGCACCGGTGGCGAGTGGCCCGATCGCCGTGCCCAGCACGGCGGTCGAGGTCGCCGCGCCCGCGCTCACCGGGCGCTCGGCGCAGGTCTGCCTGGCGGTCACCTCGCAGCTGCCCACCCAGATCCGCAACCTGCCGGCCCGCAAGGTCAGCGCCGGCCCGGAGCAGAACGCGGCGTACGGCGAGCCGCCGATCACCGTCTCCTGTGGCGTCCCGCCGCTCACCATGTGCACCACGGTGAACGACACGTCCGGGACGTGCGTGCCGCTGGTCGCCGACGTGCTCCTGATGAACAGGGTGTGCTGGCACTACGCGGAGACCGCCGAGCAGACCACGTTCACCACGCTGGACCGTGAGGTCCCGGTGCGGGTGGTGGTGCCGGCGGCCTACGACAAGCGGGCCCAGTGGGCGAACGAGTTCTCCGACATCGTGGTCGAGACCGACAAGTCGATCACCAAGGGCGTGCCGAGCGGCTGCAAGCCCTGA